In Mustela lutreola isolate mMusLut2 chromosome 1, mMusLut2.pri, whole genome shotgun sequence, one genomic interval encodes:
- the LOC131820728 gene encoding heterogeneous nuclear ribonucleoprotein A1-like codes for MSNSESPKELEQLRKLFIGGLSFETTVESLRSHFEQWGTLTDCVVMRDPNTKCSRGFGFVTYATVEEVDAAMNARPHKVDGRVVEPKRAVSEDSQRPGAHLTMKKIFVGGIKEDTEEHHLRDYFE; via the coding sequence ATGTCTAACTCAGAGTCTCCCAAAGAGCTTGAACAGCTGCGGAAGCTCTTCATTGGAGGTCTGAGCTTTGAAACAACCGTTGAGAGTCTGAGGAGCCATTTTGAGCAATGGGGAACACTTACAGACTGTGTGGTAATGAGAGATCCGAACACCAAGTgctccagaggctttgggtttgtcacatatgccactgtggaggaggtggatgcagccatgaatgcaaggccacacaaggtggatggaagagttgtggaaccaaagagggctgtctctgaagattctcaaagacctggtgcccacttaactatgaaaaagatttttgttggtggcattaaagaagacactgaagaacatCATCTAAGAGATTATTTCGAATAG